ttggctgcaataCGCGGCATGCGGAActaccccgaccagggattgaacccctgcccccctgcagtggaagcgcagagtttaaccactggaccactggggaagtcccttcacaaactgtcttttttttttttttttttttttttttttgcggtacgcgggcctctcactgttgtggcctctcccgttgcggagcacaggctccagacgcgcaggctcagtggccatggctcacaggcccggccgctccacggcatgtgggatcttcccagaccagggcacgaacccgtgtcccctgcatcggcaggcggactctcaaccactgcaccaccagggaagccccacaaactgTTTTAAACTCCTTGGTACATCACAGACATGGATACCAGTACAAAGCCACTCAAACTGATGggtatctttctttctttgtcaatATATATGGATTTACCTCATTAATTTCAACAGCTGCAGAGCATTCCATTATGTGAATGTATCTTAGTTTACTTAATTATTTCCTTCCtgatgaatatttgggttgtttcctttttttcattattataaagaatggttccatgagctttcttttgcaaatatatcTTTGTGTACTTGTAGAAGTGGTTTTGTAGaattatttctgaaaatgaaattgctgggtcttgtgtcaatttccctgttttaattttctaaatatttatttatttatttatttatttatttttggctgcattgggtcttcgttgctgcacgcgggctttctctagttgtggcaagcgggggctactcttcgttgtggtgcgtgggcttctcattgcagtggcttctcttgttgcagagcacgggctctaggcgcgcggacttcagtagttgcagcgtgtgggctcagtagttgcaacacatgggctcagtagttgcggcacgcaggctctagagtgcaggctcagtagttgtggcgcatgggcttagttgctcggcagcatgtgggatcttcccggaccagggcttgaacccatgtcccctgcattggcaggcagattcttagccactgcgccacaagggaagtgcCAGTTCTCCTGTTTCAGAAAGCAGAATCGTGTGGTTCCCCCTAAGGTTGCAGAGGTCCGTgttcagggttttgttttgttttttttaattttactgaagtatagttgatttacagtgttgtgtttaatttctgctgaacagcaaagtgactcagttacacatatatattcttcttcatattcttttccattatgatgtatcacaggatattgaatatagttccctgtgctatacagtaggatcttgttgtttatccattctatatacagtagtttgcatctgctaatcctagactcccaattcttccctccccccaccccttggcaaccacaagtccattctctatatttgtgagtctgtttttgttttgtagatatgttcacttgtgttgtattttagattccacatataagtgatatcatatggtatttgtctttctctgacttaactttgcttagtatggtaatctctaggtccatccatgttgctgcaaatggcattattttaatggctgagtaatattccattccatacacacacacacgcatacacccccccacccccccccccacatcatctttatccattcatctgttgatggacatttaggttgtttccatgtcttgcctgttgtaaatagtactgctgtgaacataggggtgcatgtatctttttgaattatagttttttctgggtatatgcccaggagtgggattgctggatcatatggcaactctatttttagtttcttgaggaacctccatactgttttccatagtggccgcaccaatttacattcctcccaacagtgtaagagagtttcccttttctccacaccctctccagcatttattatttgtcttttttttttttttttctgcggtatgcgggcctctcactgttgtggcctctcccgttgcggagcacaggctccggacgtgcaggctcagcggccatggctcacgggcccagccgctccgcggcatgtgggatcttcccagaccggggcacgaacctgtgtcccctgcatcagcaggcggactctcaaccactgtgccaccagggaagccctgtcaattttttaattaaggccattctgactggtgtgaggtggtacctcactgttttgatttgcatttttctggtaattagcgatgatgagcatcttctcaagtgcctattggccatctgtatgtctttttaggagaaatgtctatttaggtcttctaaccatttttctttcttttttttttaaagtttatttattttatttgttttatatttatttttggctgcgttgggtcttcgttgctgcacgcgggctttctctagttgtggtgagcaggggctattcttcgttgtggtgtgccggcttctcattgcggtggcttctcttgttgtggagcacaggctctaggcatgcgggcttcattagttgtggctcatgggctctagagcgcaggctcagtagttgtggcacacgggcttagttgctccatggcatgtgggatcttcccggaccagggctcgaacctgtgtcccctgcattggcaggcggattcttaaccactgcaccaccagggaaaccctaaccATTTTTcgattggtttgtttttttgttattgaattgtaggtactggttgtatattttggaaattaagcccttgttggtcccatcatttgtaaatattttctcccattccataggttgtctttttgttttgtttatggtttcctttgatgtgcaaaagcttataagtttgattaggtcccatttgcttatttttgattttatttctattgccttgggaaagTGATCTaggaaaacattggtacgatttatgtcagagaatgttttgcctgtattctcttctaggagttttatggtgtcttgtctcatatttaagtctttaagccattttgagtttctttttgtgtgtggtgtgagggtcAGGGGTTTTTATCTAAAGTGACAGACTTCTTTGCCTGCTATCCCTGCTTGCCTCGTGATGGTTAGAAGTGCTGTTTAGCAGTTACTTATTTCTGGGATTCCTGAGAGATTACTGCCTACTTCATTTTGATAGACAGTCTTTCAAAACATGGGAGCAGAATATAGAGATCTTTGCAGGCAAAAGGTTGTGAAGCTTTGCCGTGGAGAACGGTCTTAGGAGGTGTTATTGGAGAGGGCTGGGTGCCTGCCTGGGAGGCATCCACAGACTTCTGTGGCCAGGAAAATTGTTTCAGGATCCATCCCTGTCCTCTGCTCCTAGGCCCCTGGTCTCCCCACAGATGGGTCTGGCAGTTTATGGACAAACTTGCTTTGGAGTTCAGATAACAATCTGTAAGATCCGAATAGACCCGAGAACTCTGGCTTCCTTTGTTGTTGAGGACATTTATACAGGCGCCCAAAGAGCATGGCTCTGGTTTAAACACCAATCTGGCCTCTTCCTGCCACTTGAAAATTTCTGAGGTTCTGGGATTGTTGCCCTGCAGCAAAAAGAAACCTGAGAACCAGCCCACCTTTCACTCAGTGTTAACAAACATTGAATGCCTGCTCGGAGCTCAGCGCTTTGTTGGGAGCCAGAGAGTTCTAGAAACCTGAGAAGTGGCCCCTTCCCTCAAAAGGCTGACAACTCTAGTGATCCAAAGTAATCTAGAGCATAGCATTGAGTAGTGTGACCCAGATTGTACGTGGCATGCAGGTTTCGGAAGGCATGCCCTTCAGAAAagatcctcgggcttccctggtggcgcagtggttaagaatccacctgccaatgcaggggacacgggttcgagccctggtccaggaagatcccacatgccgcggagcaactaagcccatgcgccacaactgctgaacctgagctctagagcccatgagccagaactactgagccagcgtgccgcaactactgaagcccgtgagcctagagcctgtgctccgcaacaagagaagccaccgtaatgagaagcctgcgcaccgcaacgaagagtagcccctgatcaccacaactagagaaagcccatgcacagcaacaaagacccaacacaaccaaaaaaaaaaaaaaaaagatcctcagTAAAGGTTCGTTGATTCATCAGCTGAGTGGTATGAGGAAGGATTGAGGCCTTGACCTGGTGAGTCTGAGCCCAGCTGGGCCCCAGGCACTTCTGGGGTCTATCTGGTTTAGTGGAAGGAGCTCTGGATGGAGAATGAGATTTTGGTTCGTTCTCGGCTGTCACTATCTGAGTGGCTTTGGACAAGTTTCTACCTTTTTGGTGTGTCACTTCTATAAAGTGTGAGCGAGGACAGTAGTGCTGAATGCTCATGCCTACTGCTGCACTCTGTCCAATACGCTTACCTTCTTTGAGGAGTGCTTTGGGTCAGGCTTGGAGTTGAAGGTGTGGAGGCCGACTCCAGAGAGTTCAGTACTTTCTGTAAGATGTGTTAGGATTGGTGTCGTGTGACAGAATAGTGACTTGTGAGAGCTGGCGTAGCATGACCTTCCTGGGAGGTCGCTTCTTGAGGCTTTCCTCATTCACCTCCACCCTGGTCACTCTGCTGGGGGCACATACATGAGAGCTGAGGACAGGAAAACACTTTGCCCTCTTCACGGAAGGAATTTTGCCAGCTGCTTCCCTTGTCCCTGTTTGCCTTTTCACCTAACTGATGTGAAAAGAGAATTTAACAGATGTGATTGGAGTGTGGAGCAGCTGTGATCACCTGGAGGTCATCAGCAGTTCCCCGCATCTGCGCTGGCACCTTCTTTCCTCCACTCTCGATCTGTAGTTGGGAAGGTGGAGTACCAGCATCAGCCTATCTTTGAAGAGTTTCTAATTGGAACAAATGTGAGAGAAACTGTGTCCCAGAAAGGAATAAGGAAGGTCAGAGAGGGATAATCCTTGGCTGTCTCACTGCTGACTTGAGATCCTTGCTTAGACTTTGTTTAAAGTGAAAAGTCACGCCTTTTCTTTTGTGAACCTTAGTTTTTCTCATCAGGACCAGACTAAGTATGCACATCTAAACAAAAAGAGCCTGTGGGTACACCTGGAGACAGTTACTTATTTTGCGGATCTAGGGTTGTACCTTCTCCCCAGGAAGAAGTGACATCTGAGTAGCTGTGCTGCATCACCCATGCAATTTGTCTTCTCTCTGACTGGTGGTAGATGTTGTTCACAGTGCGGTCTTGGGGATCAGGGCCTGTGTTCTGCCTCAGGAATCCTGGCCCAAGAGCTTTTTTTTCCTGAGCTGCAGCCCTTTACTGTATTAAGTCTTGTATTTTCCCTGACGGAAGAGATGAGTCTGCAGAATTCCAAAGTCCACAGTTCTAATCTTTGGCCTCTGTGAAAAAGAACCTTGTTTCTAAatgcctttgtttatttttttttataatttatttatttatttatttttggctgcgttgtgtctttgttgctgtgcacgggctttctctagttgcggcaagcgggggctactcttggttgcggtgcgtgggcttctcattgcggtggcttctcttgttttggagcacgggctctaggtgcgtgggcttcagtagttgtggcacgcaggctcagtagttgtgggtcgcgggctctagagcgcaggctcagtagttgtggcatacgggcttagttgctccgcggcgtatgagatcttcccggaccagggctcgaacccgtgtcccctgcattggcaggcggattcttaaccactgcgccaccagggaatccctaaaTGCCTGTGTTTAAACATGATTTCCTAAGCTGCTATATGGGATCTCCTGGGCATTTGGGTGAAAACTGCAGCAAATCCTGAAGAGCCGGTGTTGGTTGAGGAGTCTTTTCCTCTTATGTGAGGAAAGATAAATCTCATTCCGCTGAGAGTCATACTGACATACTGATTAAAACCTAAGCCCTTAATCTTTGGTCTTTTTGTCTGATGGATTGGTAATCAAGGTCTTTTGTACGTTTCAGAGGTGAGCTTTTTCCTTGGGAACATTGGTCAGTTATTGGCCAGTTATCACCACATTAGCCACATTGGTCCGTTATCACCATCTTGAACTCAGGGCCTCTGTGTGGGTTCTCTGTGACCCTCAAGGTGCCCCAGCAAAACCTCCCTGGGTCTCCCTCTGCTGCCTTTCATGGTATCTTTTGCTGGCTTTGAaagaggttgggggtgggggttggtGTTGCCCCTGGGCAGCCATGGAATCTCTGACCCTGACcagctcttttccttcttcttttttgtttttaaattaatttttattggagtgtagttgatttacaatgttgtgttagtttctgctgtacagcaaagtgaatcagttatacgtatacatatatgcactcttttttagcttctgttcccatataagtcattacagggtattgaatagagttccctgtgctatacagtaggtccttattatctattttatatatagcagtgtgtatatgtcaactccaatctcccaacttatccccccttttcccccttggttgACCAGATGTTTTCAACCATTAGATTCTACATCCAGCCACCCCACTGCAGCACTTCCAGAACTGAACTCTTCCTACTGCTTCCCAAACCTGTCCCTCCTGCTGCACTCCTGACCTTCTGCCCAGGAGCTGGAGTGAGGGAATGGAGTGTTGTCCTCTCCTCCCTTTCACCCCTATGTCCAGCCTCCAGTCCCTGTCATTTCTCCTGCTGACCTCTCTCCATTCCGCCACCCTGTCTGTGCTGCTACCCTCCTCACTGGCCCTTTCAGTCCACTTTGACCCTCCTCCAGTTCAGCCTTATACTTCTTTCTAAACGCAGAGTCGCCTCTCCTCGTAAACCCTTTGGTAGCTTCCTTTCACCTCCCAGGAAGGTCCTGGCTCCTCGCTGTAACTTGGGCTGCTCTCCACAACCTAGTTCCTGCTGACCTTCCAACACTTCAGCCCCCAGTCCTGTCTTCACATCACCAGACTGCACATTCCCAGGCACGGGGTGCTGCTCTGGGCCTCTGAGCCTTTGAGTGTGtcattctctctgcctgaaaCAACATTCCCACCTTTCCTCACCTGCCTCATTCTTACTTCAAATTCAGCGTGGGGgtcgcctcctccaggaagctttccctaATCCCTGTGTCATTCTTGTGTCATTCATGTATCTACTATTGTTTCTCAGGCCTAACATTTACTTTGTTATATTAAAATTACCTGTTTTGATGTTTTGCTCTTCATTTAGACTATGAGTTTATTGACCATGTTTTGCCTGTATTGGGTATGTTAAAATATACCTGCACTGGACGTCTTATTCATTCCTGTATCCCAAGTAGATGTTCAGTAAACGCTTGTTCTGAGTTGATCATTTTATCCCCAATTCTGTATATCCTAATTAATAGGAAATTCTCAGCTCTTTTCTTTCACCCCTGGGGCCCTCAGATAGACTTAGAGAAGGGCAGCCGGGATAGAAGTGACCTCTGGAAAGTGGTACTTCAGCACTTCAACTTGTCCAGGGCCCCACCAGCCACAAGGTATTGATAGTTGGAACATCTTTGTCTGGAAAACAAATGGGAAAGTCTCCTGGATCCTCATCCCATGGAAGCAGAGTGCCCCGATCCACAGCCTGAGTCTCATCTGGATGAAGTTGTTAGTGTCCTTTCTGAGCTCAAGGCCccctctgcctctttttttttggctgcactgctgCTTCTTtactgcacgggctttctctagttgcggcaagcggggactactcttcgatGTGGTGCACGGgattctcgttgtggtggcttctcttggtgtggagcatgggctctaggcacatgggcttcagtagttttggcacgcaggctcagtagttgtggcacacgggcttagttgctccatggcatgtgggatcttcccggaccagggctcgaacccgtgtcccctgcattggcaggtggattcttaagcactgtgccaccagggaagttctcccCTCTGCCTCTTAAATGAAACCCAGGCTAGTTTGTTGGCTCTCTGGTGGCAGTGTGCTAAGGCTTGTGGTTCCTACTTCACTGGAATTGATTTTAGCCATTTCTGAGACTTGTGTGGCATTTTAACCATCTATGTGGTAAACTGGGGAAGTGAGAGACCCTGGAACAGGGTGTTAAACTGCCAGGGTGAAGATGGTGCATTAGAAAAGTAGTGCGAGCCATCCAGGAAAGAGTGAGGTTAGGGCAGCACCCAGagcagtgggtggtggtgggtTGTTGCAGTGGGGGATCAACCCCTGCAGGAGGCCTAGAGGGCCAGGAAGGTATCCATGAGGGAGGAGGCCTTGGGGAAGTGGCTTTCTACACCCTGGTGGGTGATAGTGTTGGAGAACAGGCCTCCAACACTCCACGCCCCCGTTTCAGAAAAGATGAGTCAGAGTAATAAGAGGAAtaattttaacctttaaaaaacatAGGACTTCAACTATGATAAGGGACCCAGGGAGAGtagggaggagggtggaggcagTGACAGCTGAGCCTGGTGCATGTTCCTGCCCCTCTTCAGAGTTGAAGAGCAGCATGGAAATTATACCCAGAGAGATGTACATCAAGACCACGGAACTCAGACCCAGTCTTTCATCTGGATCCTTCATGGCATCTGGGCTCCAAGCACTTAGGGACCGAAGCCATTCTCCCTTCCAGGGAACCATACCAGAGTCAGGTCTTCAGGCTGGGTTTATCCAGGGCCAGGGGGGAGGGGATAAGGAGGATGGCTGGGATCCCTCCAGAAGTGTCCCTGGCTATGCTGAGTTCCTTTCTTCTGTCTGTGTAGGTGTAGACGGGGCACTGCCTGCAGAGCAGGTTCTGCCAGCCTCGCTAGAGAGGATGCCCCCGTGTCCGTGATGGGCTGTGGGACAAGCAAGGTCCTTCCCGAGCCGCCCAAGGATGTCCAGCTGGATCTGGTCAAGAAGGTGGAGCCCTTCAGTGGCACTAAGAGCGATGTGTACAAGCACTTCATTACAGAGGTGGACAGTGTTGGCCCTCCCAAAGCTGGGTTCCCAGAAGCCAGTCAGGGTGCAAACCCCTGCCCTGGTGCCCCCACTACCGGCCACACAGAGCCTCCCTCAGAACCGCCACGCAGGGCCAGGGTGGCTAAGTACAGGGCCAAGTTCGACCCACGTGTGACGGCCAAGTACGACATCAAAGCCCTGATTGGCCGAGGCAGCTTCAGCCGAGTGGTGCGTGTGGAGCACCGGGCAACCCGGCAGCCATATGCCATTAAGATGATTGAGACCAAGTACCGGGAGGGGCGGGAGGTGTGTGAGTCGGAGCTGCGTGTGCTGCGCCGGGTGCGCCACGCCAACATCATCCAGCTGGTGGAGGTGTTTGAGACACAGGAGCGCGTGTACATGGTGATGGAGCTGGCCACTGGTGGAGAGCTCTTTGACCGCATCATCGCCAAGGGTTCTTTCACTGAGCGTGACGCCACTCGAGTGCTGCAGATGGTACTGGATGGCGTCCGGTATCTGCACGCACTGGGCATCACACACCGAGACCTCAAGCCTGAGAATCTGCTCTACTACCACCCAGGCACTGACTCCAAGATCATCATCACGGACTTTGGCCTGGCCAGTGCCCGCAAGAAGGGTGATGACTGCCTGATGAAGACCACCTGTGGCACGCCCGAGTACATTGCCCCTGAGGTCCTGGTCCGCAAGCCCTACACCAACTCAGTCGACATGTGGGCGCTGGGCGTCATCGCCTACATCCTGCTCAGTGGCACCATGCCCTTTGAGGATGACAACCGCACCCGGCTGTACCGGCAGATCCTCAGGGGCAAGTACAGTTACTCGGGGGAGGTGAGTCTTCTGTCTCGGGGATGTTGGGAGGcccctgggtgggtgggggctcCTATCCTACAGCCCTTAATCAGGGGCATGCTC
This genomic window from Mesoplodon densirostris isolate mMesDen1 chromosome 19, mMesDen1 primary haplotype, whole genome shotgun sequence contains:
- the PSKH1 gene encoding serine/threonine-protein kinase H1, which codes for MGCGTSKVLPEPPKDVQLDLVKKVEPFSGTKSDVYKHFITEVDSVGPPKAGFPEASQGANPCPGAPTTGHTEPPSEPPRRARVAKYRAKFDPRVTAKYDIKALIGRGSFSRVVRVEHRATRQPYAIKMIETKYREGREVCESELRVLRRVRHANIIQLVEVFETQERVYMVMELATGGELFDRIIAKGSFTERDATRVLQMVLDGVRYLHALGITHRDLKPENLLYYHPGTDSKIIITDFGLASARKKGDDCLMKTTCGTPEYIAPEVLVRKPYTNSVDMWALGVIAYILLSGTMPFEDDNRTRLYRQILRGKYSYSGEPWPSVSNLAKDFIDRLLTVDPGARMTALQALRHPWVVSMAASSSMKNLHRSISQNLLKRASSRCQSTKSAQSTRSSRSTRSNKSRRVRERELRELNLRYQQQYNG